One Azotosporobacter soli genomic region harbors:
- a CDS encoding hemagglutinin repeat-containing protein, translating into MKAKHKGVGFVRQLAVWILILIFTTQPVLAATEVVVDPSNGKNPGVIQAPNGTTVVQILAPNANGLSHNQYLNLQVGPNGIIYNNGVGLVNTKLAGWITGNPNLRGGSAQIILNEVTGKLPTNLNGFQEIAGNRATLILANPNGIVGNGFGFINVNRAVLTTGTPFFGGSGSLEAFRVTGGQIAIEGSGLDASTTDRVDIIARSVNLNAQLNANELNIITGANQVNATNSQAAAISANPSEAKPAVALDVAALGGMYAGKITLVGTETGVGVNSQGTIQASGDIRLEQNGKINLTGNTTAGGNVQISGQSDVTNQGTLYAAGTTTINTQAALQNSGFIGAGSHLDLNGQTVQSTGALAAGVKQDKTLAASGNLTVTASNTLSLNGENKAAGNLSLTGANLNLAKANTFAGGDVQLTATQGDIDHSDKAVLQTSGNLTLTAKGTIRNDSGKLNAAGKLEASAEGAITNKDNGEIKSVQDMTLRAAALDNQNGTIDKSEAAGILKIDLTANLNNSAGKINSEGKLALTAGSITNPGNDMSAKKDFTLTVNGDFTNQGTLTSGETLTINAANLANAAQGKINAKTTNLTAAANLTNNGRIEGDQVEIKGQDVTNNATIIGNQVTINSNNLTNQGSQAVIGAAGTMNLWTKNTLTNQDNATIIALGDLNIAADQTVDSNGKLTNPTAVVTNQGAMIDAGKNLNITATQLNNVSSPVTIGTNTVQQPDKVLTRTPHFTYWAHYVKESPRLGTTEGEQLISYGDFEDRSTYTAYYPVSVTVPKDKVIAVDVSQSKVTFNDVPVTIPIIQQRPSAWTWNATVQYSDGRGPLDWPGKVAGQTTAYCNSMKVDANGNYVISFYPGYDPNLYLHPDKDWQKMTTYHCDSPINSRTTSTSIATEYISGTPVKGKLHVGQDFNLNIGQQFLNKYSEIAVGGAVNGQVANLQNQGYQLKQTTTSIVRSYFRGLFQTGGDGHTESSDGWQTTGPFVVTKPIGDGLPATFTAGSINLVGNGVANIQQRPDGTPGPQPGSTPTLNAPTFAAQHALTIVKPTTVDALQQGTGMNLGSLNGLYTMKKDPTAHFLVETDSRFANYQSFISSDYLLSALHLDPATTAKRIGDAFYEQQLVTQQVNQLTGRQFLTGYASADEEYKALLDHAAAEATAFNLTFGVALTKDQIAKLTSDMVWLVEQDVKLPDGSSQKALVPVVYLAQGNNLKLTDSGALIAADKIDIRLSGDLTNSGSILASKGIGKADTGNTDMSVAGASTYIEARDIKNQAGGKIGSEGLTNLNAKNDLLNQGGNIGGKQILAYAAHDIKNEAATSEVSASYRDASHNWSGSNTVVATGKISAEGDVKLSSGNDIALRGGSVSSASGNLTINAGHNLEIAAVQTHNTGSDRASNSAAYDHSDTLNVLSAVSGKNITLTSKNDTNLRGAQVSADDTLTVTANGNLNISAVKDIKTSAVRNNHNGSDYKENNYDETVIGTNLLATNNVSLNAVKAVDATQPLAADKGNINISGSSVASTKGLITVTADKDVTISEETEKHESRRELHNAGGGFLSSSKSDEVDHTLANLAVGSSLSGDRINVTANNNLKVQGSDVVGINDVTLTAIKGDVKLLAAQQNSQEEHYRHTESSGVFSTGGAGITIGSRMEEMNTEQKTLTNRGSLVGSEKGNLTITAGNKVDSVGTKMVSGLDTTITGKEVSIANSTDTSDLYSKYESKQSGLTVSVGGGIVDSVLGAYGNINAAASVKDERLKALYGYKAVQDLSKMTDPTKLTKVGVSISVGSSENKIETNIHNETTNLSNITAGRNVKITATEGDLNLTGTKIKGTDVTLESTKGNVNISAAQDKTQLDTKSTSSSWSVGGTIGVGFFGNFGSGNGKENGNTVTNVASQIDASGTATVTSGNDTNILGSKVKGDKVVVNVGGNLNIASQQDIDNYNAKNDSIGLGFTVGQKDGKDKSGKDVSNNGVTGSFNSSKTNSNYASVTNQAGIYAGQQGFTVTVGKNTDLKGAVIDSNATPEKNKLTTGTLTWSDIHNKAAYEASSFGVAYDSKKYQKTDTKNYKNQGLTPVIGPTVSGKADSTTTSAIALGTIEIKDKANQKQDLSTLSRDSKQSINALGKIFDKQTVEEQQQLIKLFGEVAYDAVGNMKLKEGSPEKAAVDMVVGGIMSQLGGGGFGQGAAAAGLSQLAMTYIMKIKDPAMQQWVSALIGAVASDLTGGSGNVGAFIALSQIRNNWLSHDRQELFAGRLKEALDRAKDTHDFSEVNKIMADYTNESQTNSNNNFFMREDIEDSLLTQLTRLAKMTGHSTDFGDLQGALNMFASTNLTYVPTITPSIPVHEPTPTPLETLENAIANGGNWNDRGQWVKVDGTVCTNLPGRGDYLISQGYKFEDRYNSAGTPCIFADGADWPVSGLPIKGDVLAGQADPTFVKINGQWSIVDPATNIPWYTTQSPPPGSAVEYAANFTWGVGVGLKNKADDVSQFLLTVQPKQIDAAILNGIQFVKDNSLQDVAVTVGGKMYQVTLEDWTRREAEIETITDPTEKGTKTAELAVDILATAAALRSAGKIAVSATDISVGNFRNAIGDGTGGVSNAIKFKDVKTFSAEETNQWFRDNVKPDYKPPYKPGTVVKEIELRNDTTFVRVYDNTPGGSGMYGGWVMKASDIEGLTAKQIQDKFALPNTPRYMCDVKLDAGTHVRVGEVNPLEGWGNGGGTQYDLIGKRVGNFTNERLLD; encoded by the coding sequence ATGAAAGCAAAGCACAAGGGAGTGGGCTTTGTCCGTCAACTCGCAGTATGGATACTCATTCTCATCTTCACCACCCAACCTGTCCTCGCCGCGACCGAAGTCGTCGTCGACCCCAGCAACGGGAAAAATCCCGGCGTCATCCAAGCGCCCAACGGAACCACCGTCGTACAGATCCTAGCGCCCAACGCCAATGGTCTGTCGCACAACCAATACCTGAACCTCCAAGTCGGACCGAACGGCATCATCTACAACAACGGTGTCGGTCTCGTTAACACGAAGCTTGCAGGCTGGATTACCGGCAACCCCAACCTGCGCGGCGGCAGCGCCCAGATCATTCTAAACGAAGTCACCGGCAAACTGCCCACCAACCTAAACGGATTCCAAGAAATCGCCGGCAATAGAGCCACCCTCATTCTAGCCAACCCCAACGGCATCGTCGGCAATGGGTTTGGTTTTATTAACGTGAACCGGGCCGTCCTCACCACCGGTACCCCCTTCTTCGGCGGCAGCGGCAGCCTCGAAGCCTTTCGCGTTACCGGCGGACAAATCGCGATCGAAGGCAGCGGTCTCGATGCCAGTACGACCGACCGCGTCGATATCATCGCACGCTCCGTCAACCTCAACGCACAACTCAACGCCAACGAACTCAACATCATCACCGGCGCAAACCAAGTCAATGCGACCAACAGCCAGGCAGCGGCCATCAGTGCTAACCCCAGCGAAGCCAAACCCGCCGTCGCCCTCGACGTAGCGGCCCTCGGCGGCATGTACGCCGGTAAAATCACCCTCGTCGGCACCGAAACCGGCGTCGGCGTGAATAGCCAAGGCACAATCCAAGCCAGCGGCGATATTCGGCTTGAACAAAACGGTAAAATCAATCTCACCGGAAATACCACCGCCGGGGGGAACGTACAGATTAGCGGACAAAGCGACGTCACGAACCAAGGCACTTTGTACGCAGCGGGTACGACGACAATCAACACCCAAGCCGCGTTGCAAAACAGCGGCTTTATTGGCGCGGGAAGCCATCTGGATTTGAACGGCCAAACCGTCCAATCCACGGGCGCTCTGGCAGCGGGCGTTAAACAAGACAAGACCCTGGCTGCGAGCGGAAACCTGACCGTCACGGCCAGCAATACCCTAAGCCTGAACGGCGAAAATAAAGCCGCCGGCAACCTCAGCCTAACCGGAGCGAACCTAAATCTGGCCAAGGCAAACACCTTTGCCGGCGGTGACGTACAACTGACCGCAACCCAAGGTGATATCGACCACAGCGACAAAGCCGTACTCCAAACCAGCGGCAATTTGACCCTAACCGCCAAAGGGACAATTCGCAATGACTCCGGCAAACTCAACGCTGCAGGTAAACTGGAGGCCAGCGCCGAAGGCGCAATTACAAACAAAGACAACGGGGAAATAAAAAGCGTGCAAGACATGACCTTGCGCGCCGCCGCGCTCGATAACCAAAACGGAACCATAGACAAGAGTGAAGCAGCGGGAATCCTAAAAATAGACCTAACCGCCAACCTAAACAACAGTGCCGGTAAAATTAACAGTGAAGGAAAACTCGCGCTTACCGCCGGCAGCATAACCAATCCCGGCAACGACATGTCGGCGAAAAAAGACTTTACCCTCACCGTCAACGGAGACTTCACCAACCAAGGTACCTTGACATCCGGCGAGACCTTGACCATAAATGCAGCCAACCTAGCCAATGCGGCCCAAGGGAAAATCAACGCTAAGACAACCAACTTGACTGCCGCGGCCAACTTAACCAACAACGGACGCATCGAAGGCGACCAAGTCGAAATCAAGGGACAAGACGTCACCAACAATGCAACCATTATTGGCAATCAGGTCACCATCAACTCAAACAATCTTACCAACCAAGGCAGTCAGGCCGTCATCGGCGCTGCTGGAACAATGAACTTGTGGACGAAAAACACGCTGACCAACCAAGATAACGCAACCATTATCGCTCTGGGCGACCTCAACATCGCCGCGGATCAGACCGTGGACAGCAACGGCAAACTGACCAATCCGACTGCCGTGGTCACCAACCAGGGCGCGATGATTGATGCGGGGAAAAATTTGAACATCACTGCTACGCAGCTCAACAACGTCAGCAGTCCGGTGACAATCGGAACCAATACCGTACAGCAGCCGGATAAGGTGTTGACGCGGACGCCCCATTTTACGTATTGGGCGCATTATGTAAAAGAGAGCCCAAGACTTGGGACTACTGAAGGAGAACAGCTAATATCATATGGTGACTTTGAGGATCGTTCTACATATACAGCTTATTATCCAGTGAGTGTAACTGTGCCCAAGGATAAGGTTATTGCAGTTGATGTAAGTCAGAGTAAAGTTACTTTTAACGATGTTCCAGTTACGATACCTATAATACAGCAAAGGCCTAGTGCGTGGACCTGGAATGCGACAGTTCAGTATTCAGATGGACGTGGGCCGCTAGATTGGCCGGGAAAGGTTGCAGGTCAAACAACTGCCTATTGCAACAGTATGAAAGTTGATGCAAACGGAAACTATGTGATTTCTTTCTACCCAGGCTATGATCCAAACCTATATTTGCATCCGGATAAAGACTGGCAAAAAATGACGACTTATCACTGTGACAGCCCGATTAATTCACGTACCACCAGCACATCGATTGCGACCGAATACATCAGCGGTACGCCAGTTAAAGGCAAACTTCACGTCGGACAAGATTTTAACTTGAACATCGGCCAGCAGTTTCTCAACAAATATAGCGAAATCGCAGTTGGCGGTGCGGTCAATGGCCAGGTCGCCAACTTGCAAAACCAGGGTTATCAGTTAAAACAGACGACGACCTCGATTGTCCGTTCTTACTTTCGCGGTCTCTTCCAAACCGGCGGTGACGGGCACACCGAATCCTCGGACGGCTGGCAGACGACAGGACCCTTTGTCGTGACAAAACCAATCGGCGACGGGCTACCGGCCACCTTTACTGCCGGCAGCATCAACCTCGTCGGTAACGGCGTTGCCAATATCCAACAGCGGCCTGACGGTACGCCGGGACCGCAGCCAGGTTCCACACCGACACTAAACGCGCCGACCTTTGCGGCACAACATGCGTTGACCATTGTTAAACCGACAACCGTAGACGCCTTGCAGCAGGGAACAGGCATGAACCTCGGCAGTCTGAACGGTTTGTACACCATGAAAAAAGACCCAACCGCTCACTTCTTAGTAGAAACCGATTCGCGCTTTGCCAACTATCAAAGCTTCATTTCCAGCGACTATTTGCTTAGCGCGCTTCATTTGGACCCCGCCACGACAGCAAAACGCATCGGCGATGCCTTCTACGAACAGCAACTGGTGACGCAACAAGTCAACCAACTGACCGGACGGCAATTTCTAACCGGCTATGCCAGCGCTGACGAAGAATACAAAGCCTTGCTCGATCATGCGGCGGCAGAAGCTACCGCCTTCAACCTGACCTTTGGCGTGGCTCTGACTAAAGACCAGATAGCCAAGCTCACCAGTGATATGGTCTGGCTGGTCGAACAAGACGTCAAACTACCCGACGGTTCCAGCCAGAAAGCGCTCGTGCCCGTCGTCTACCTAGCGCAAGGTAACAATCTTAAACTAACCGACAGCGGCGCGCTGATTGCCGCCGATAAAATTGACATCCGCCTAAGCGGCGATTTGACCAACAGCGGCAGCATCCTTGCCAGCAAAGGCATTGGCAAAGCCGATACCGGAAACACCGATATGAGCGTAGCCGGAGCCAGCACCTACATCGAAGCGCGCGACATCAAAAACCAAGCGGGAGGCAAGATCGGCAGCGAAGGCCTGACCAATCTGAACGCCAAAAACGATCTCCTTAACCAAGGCGGCAACATCGGCGGCAAACAAATTCTTGCCTACGCCGCGCATGACATCAAAAACGAAGCGGCCACAAGCGAAGTCAGCGCATCCTATCGCGATGCCTCGCACAACTGGAGCGGCAGCAACACCGTCGTTGCTACCGGCAAGATATCCGCCGAAGGCGACGTCAAACTAAGTTCCGGTAACGACATTGCTCTGCGTGGCGGCAGCGTAAGCTCTGCGAGCGGAAACCTTACCATAAACGCAGGCCATAACCTCGAGATCGCCGCCGTTCAGACCCACAACACCGGCAGCGACCGGGCCAGCAACAGTGCCGCCTATGACCATAGCGACACCCTTAATGTCCTTAGCGCTGTGAGCGGCAAAAACATAACCTTGACCAGCAAAAACGACACCAACCTGCGCGGCGCACAAGTCAGCGCCGACGATACCCTAACCGTCACTGCCAATGGCAACCTCAACATCAGCGCCGTCAAAGACATAAAAACCAGCGCCGTGCGCAACAACCATAACGGCAGCGACTACAAAGAAAACAACTACGACGAAACCGTCATCGGCACCAATCTCCTGGCCACAAACAACGTCAGCCTAAACGCGGTCAAAGCCGTCGATGCGACCCAACCCCTTGCCGCAGACAAAGGCAACATCAACATCAGCGGCAGCTCGGTTGCCAGTACAAAAGGATTAATCACCGTCACAGCCGATAAAGACGTCACCATCAGCGAAGAAACAGAAAAGCACGAATCCAGACGCGAACTGCATAACGCAGGCGGCGGATTCCTCTCCTCCTCCAAAAGCGACGAAGTCGACCATACCCTCGCGAACTTGGCCGTGGGCAGCAGCCTCTCCGGCGACCGGATCAACGTCACGGCCAACAACAATCTTAAAGTGCAGGGCAGCGACGTAGTCGGCATAAATGACGTCACTCTAACCGCTATAAAAGGTGACGTCAAACTCCTCGCCGCCCAACAAAACAGCCAAGAAGAACACTACCGGCACACCGAAAGTTCCGGCGTCTTCAGCACCGGCGGCGCGGGCATCACCATCGGTTCGCGCATGGAAGAAATGAATACCGAACAAAAAACACTGACAAATCGCGGCAGCCTCGTCGGTTCCGAAAAAGGCAACCTCACCATCACAGCCGGTAACAAAGTCGACAGCGTCGGCACAAAAATGGTCAGCGGTTTAGATACCACCATCACCGGCAAAGAAGTCAGCATTGCCAACTCCACCGACACCAGCGATCTTTACAGCAAATACGAATCCAAACAAAGCGGTCTGACCGTATCCGTCGGCGGCGGTATCGTCGACAGCGTACTTGGCGCATACGGCAACATAAACGCTGCGGCCAGCGTCAAAGACGAACGCCTAAAAGCCCTGTACGGCTACAAAGCCGTACAAGACCTAAGCAAAATGACTGACCCGACAAAACTCACAAAAGTCGGCGTCAGCATCAGCGTCGGCAGCAGCGAAAATAAAATCGAAACCAACATCCACAACGAAACCACAAACCTCTCCAACATTACCGCCGGAAGAAACGTCAAAATCACAGCCACCGAAGGCGACCTGAACCTGACCGGAACCAAAATAAAAGGAACCGACGTCACCCTAGAGTCGACCAAAGGAAATGTGAACATTTCGGCAGCGCAAGACAAAACACAGCTCGATACCAAATCGACCTCCTCTTCCTGGTCTGTCGGCGGCACCATCGGTGTTGGCTTCTTCGGCAACTTCGGCAGCGGCAACGGCAAAGAAAACGGCAACACCGTCACCAACGTCGCCAGCCAAATCGATGCCAGCGGCACCGCGACCGTGACCTCAGGGAACGATACCAACATCCTCGGCTCCAAAGTAAAAGGCGACAAAGTCGTCGTTAACGTCGGCGGCAATCTCAACATCGCCAGCCAGCAGGATATCGACAACTACAACGCGAAGAACGACAGCATTGGACTTGGTTTTACCGTTGGACAAAAAGACGGAAAAGATAAAAGTGGAAAAGACGTTTCCAACAACGGCGTCACCGGTTCCTTCAACAGCAGTAAAACAAATTCCAACTATGCTTCCGTTACCAACCAAGCCGGAATCTACGCCGGACAACAAGGCTTTACCGTCACTGTTGGGAAAAACACCGACCTCAAAGGAGCGGTCATCGACTCTAACGCCACGCCGGAGAAAAACAAACTCACCACCGGGACGTTGACGTGGTCGGATATTCATAACAAGGCGGCGTATGAGGCCAGCAGCTTTGGCGTGGCCTATGATTCCAAAAAATATCAGAAAACAGATACGAAAAACTATAAGAACCAAGGCTTAACGCCGGTCATTGGCCCAACCGTAAGCGGTAAGGCCGACAGTACCACGACATCCGCCATTGCGCTGGGAACAATTGAAATCAAAGACAAAGCCAATCAAAAACAAGACCTTAGCACCTTGAGTCGCGACTCCAAACAATCCATCAATGCGCTCGGTAAAATCTTTGACAAACAAACAGTCGAAGAACAACAGCAACTCATCAAACTGTTTGGCGAAGTCGCTTATGATGCAGTGGGCAACATGAAACTGAAAGAGGGCAGTCCCGAAAAAGCCGCGGTCGATATGGTCGTCGGCGGCATCATGTCCCAGCTCGGCGGCGGTGGCTTCGGCCAAGGCGCAGCAGCAGCCGGTCTTAGCCAGCTGGCCATGACGTATATCATGAAGATCAAAGACCCGGCCATGCAACAATGGGTATCGGCTTTAATTGGCGCGGTGGCCTCTGATTTGACGGGCGGCAGCGGTAATGTTGGGGCGTTTATTGCGCTGAGTCAGATAAGAAATAACTGGCTGTCGCATGATCGACAAGAGCTTTTTGCAGGACGATTAAAAGAAGCATTGGATAGGGCTAAGGATACGCATGATTTTAGTGAAGTTAATAAAATCATGGCAGACTACACCAATGAAAGTCAGACCAACAGCAACAATAACTTTTTTATGAGAGAAGACATAGAGGACTCATTGTTGACACAGCTAACACGTCTGGCAAAAATGACAGGTCATTCAACAGACTTTGGCGATTTGCAAGGCGCATTAAACATGTTTGCATCGACAAATTTGACGTATGTTCCGACAATAACGCCTTCGATACCGGTTCATGAGCCGACGCCGACTCCCCTTGAAACGCTAGAGAATGCGATTGCGAATGGCGGAAACTGGAATGATAGAGGGCAATGGGTGAAAGTTGATGGAACGGTTTGCACCAATCTGCCGGGCCGAGGCGATTATCTGATTAGCCAGGGGTATAAGTTTGAGGATCGATACAATAGCGCGGGTACTCCATGTATTTTTGCAGATGGCGCGGATTGGCCTGTCTCTGGCTTGCCGATTAAAGGTGACGTGCTGGCTGGGCAAGCAGATCCTACTTTCGTAAAAATCAATGGACAATGGTCAATCGTAGATCCAGCGACGAATATTCCGTGGTATACGACACAGTCGCCGCCACCCGGATCTGCAGTGGAATATGCAGCAAACTTTACATGGGGAGTTGGAGTTGGTTTAAAAAACAAGGCGGATGATGTTTCGCAGTTTTTATTGACAGTCCAACCAAAACAAATTGATGCCGCAATTTTAAATGGCATCCAATTTGTTAAGGATAATAGTCTTCAAGATGTAGCTGTTACAGTAGGTGGAAAGATGTATCAAGTTACTCTGGAAGATTGGACAAGACGTGAAGCTGAAATAGAGACAATAACAGACCCGACGGAAAAAGGAACCAAAACGGCAGAGTTGGCAGTAGATATTCTTGCGACGGCAGCAGCATTGCGTTCAGCAGGTAAGATTGCAGTATCTGCCACGGATATAAGTGTTGGGAATTTTAGAAATGCAATAGGAGACGGTACTGGTGGAGTAAGTAATGCCATAAAGTTTAAGGACGTTAAAACTTTTTCGGCAGAAGAAACAAACCAATGGTTTAGAGATAATGTAAAACCAGACTATAAGCCTCCATATAAGCCAGGAACAGTCGTAAAAGAGATAGAATTGAGAAACGATACAACCTTTGTACGTGTGTATGACAATACGCCAGGTGGTTCAGGTATGTATGGAGGTTGGGTTATGAAAGCATCAGACATTGAGGGACTTACAGCAAAGCAAATTCAAGATAAATTTGCTTTACCCAATACTCCAAGATATATGTGTGATGTCAAATTGGATGCAGGCACACATGTACGAGTCGGGGAAGTTAATCCTCTTGAAGGTTGGGGAAATGGTGGCGGTACGCAATATGATCTGATTGGAAAAAGAGTGGGTAATTTTACAAATGAAAGACTTTTAGATTAG
- a CDS encoding ShlB/FhaC/HecB family hemolysin secretion/activation protein gives MLTKQTPKSSWKKTISQLVLTVAVLFCAANTALAAPGDDDEQLRRARQQEQERQQRQQSRDVFLQSKDKPSQEQSLPDESPAFLVSNIQISGDDARRFFWLQAEANRYANKKIGKQGIDIIVKRLSNALIDHGYITSRILVPEQDLASGTLKLQLVAGYIGDIRFAEPVARADWRGAFPCTTGDLLNLRDLEQGLEQLKRVPSQDVDFKLLPGKKPGTSDVVITMKRSVADKLVLSLDDSGSRATGKLQSSYTYSVDNLFGKNDLFNISLNNDAQDDSSVKGTGGHSLYWSVPDGYYTYTLSYRTSNYKQTIPAFGGDIKYSGESETGEVKIERILQRDKTSKTSLNLKLALNNGHNFINDAEITNQRKQTTSLELGLSQRRYIGKATWDYQIAYRRGMPWFGPQDDNAISGGAYTSQYGLWTAEIDLNAPVTIFGKEARYNMTLRGQYTNSRIYGGECFSIGNRYTVRGFDGEQTLLGENGWYLRNELSFPLSENGREIYYGLDYGRVSGPSANSQTRNDLMGAVIGLRGPIGSANLDLFVGWPLKLPPTMTSDNPTFGFQCSWQL, from the coding sequence TTGCTTACCAAACAAACTCCGAAATCCTCCTGGAAAAAGACCATCAGTCAGCTCGTACTAACGGTTGCCGTCCTTTTTTGCGCAGCCAACACCGCACTCGCCGCCCCCGGTGACGACGACGAACAACTGCGCCGCGCGCGCCAGCAAGAACAAGAACGCCAGCAGCGCCAGCAAAGCCGTGACGTATTCCTACAATCCAAAGACAAACCCAGCCAGGAGCAAAGTCTGCCCGACGAAAGCCCCGCCTTTCTTGTCAGCAACATTCAAATCAGCGGCGACGATGCACGTCGCTTTTTTTGGCTTCAAGCCGAAGCCAACCGCTACGCCAACAAAAAAATCGGCAAACAAGGCATCGACATCATTGTCAAACGCCTTAGCAACGCCCTCATCGATCACGGCTACATCACCAGCCGGATTCTCGTACCCGAACAAGACCTCGCCAGCGGCACCCTAAAACTTCAGCTTGTCGCCGGATACATTGGCGACATTCGCTTTGCCGAACCCGTCGCCCGCGCCGACTGGCGCGGGGCATTCCCCTGTACGACCGGCGACCTTTTAAACCTGCGCGACCTCGAACAAGGCCTCGAACAACTCAAACGCGTACCCTCCCAGGACGTCGACTTCAAACTCCTGCCCGGTAAAAAGCCTGGCACCAGTGATGTCGTCATCACCATGAAACGAAGCGTCGCCGACAAACTCGTTCTTTCCCTCGACGACTCCGGTAGCCGCGCCACCGGAAAGCTTCAATCCTCCTACACCTACAGCGTCGACAACCTCTTCGGCAAAAACGACCTCTTCAACATCAGCCTCAATAACGACGCCCAAGACGATTCCAGCGTCAAAGGAACCGGCGGCCATTCCCTCTACTGGTCCGTACCCGACGGCTACTACACCTACACCCTCAGCTACCGCACCAGCAACTACAAACAAACCATTCCCGCCTTCGGCGGCGACATCAAATACAGCGGCGAAAGCGAAACTGGTGAGGTCAAAATCGAACGCATTCTACAACGCGACAAAACCAGCAAAACCAGCCTCAACCTGAAACTCGCCCTAAACAACGGACACAACTTCATCAACGATGCTGAAATCACCAACCAGCGCAAACAAACCACCTCCTTAGAACTCGGCCTCTCCCAGCGTCGCTACATCGGCAAAGCCACCTGGGACTACCAAATCGCCTACCGGCGCGGCATGCCCTGGTTCGGTCCCCAAGACGACAACGCCATATCCGGCGGAGCCTACACCAGCCAATACGGACTATGGACTGCCGAAATCGACCTCAACGCCCCTGTAACAATATTCGGCAAAGAAGCCCGCTACAACATGACCTTACGCGGCCAATACACCAACAGCCGCATCTACGGCGGCGAATGCTTCAGCATCGGCAACCGCTATACCGTACGCGGCTTTGACGGCGAACAAACCCTCCTCGGCGAAAACGGCTGGTACCTGCGCAACGAACTCAGCTTTCCCCTTAGCGAAAACGGACGCGAAATCTACTATGGCCTCGACTATGGACGCGTCAGCGGCCCAAGCGCCAATAGCCAAACCAGAAACGACCTCATGGGAGCCGTCATCGGCCTACGCGGCCCCATCGGGAGCGCCAACCTCGACCTCTTCGTCGGTTGGCCCCTCAAACTACCCCCGACCATGACAAGCGACAACCCCACCTTCGGTTTCCAATGCAGCTGGCAGCTCTAG
- a CDS encoding pyridoxamine 5'-phosphate oxidase family protein yields the protein MELKEYFAAVKGHGILSTADSHGVVNSAVYATPHFMDDGMIAFIMRERKSHHNVTENPSACYLFIEKEKMGGKRLYLRRVREEMNTELLFSLRRYCPKDETKSENLYLVFFRIEKVLPLIGYGS from the coding sequence ATGGAACTGAAAGAGTACTTTGCCGCCGTAAAGGGGCATGGCATATTGTCCACGGCCGACAGTCACGGGGTAGTCAATTCGGCGGTCTATGCGACGCCGCATTTCATGGACGACGGGATGATCGCGTTCATCATGCGCGAACGCAAAAGCCATCACAATGTGACGGAGAATCCGTCCGCGTGCTATCTCTTCATCGAGAAGGAGAAGATGGGAGGCAAGCGTCTCTATCTGCGCCGCGTGCGCGAGGAAATGAACACAGAGCTGCTCTTTTCGCTGCGCCGCTATTGCCCGAAGGATGAGACGAAGAGTGAAAATCTCTATCTTGTTTTCTTCCGCATCGAAAAAGTCCTGCCGCTGATCGGTTACGGCAGTTGA
- a CDS encoding pyridoxamine 5'-phosphate oxidase family protein encodes MSLKEYFATARGHGILSTADVHGVVNSAVYAPPHFVDEHNVAFIMRHRISHHNVVDNPSACYMFIEEGKMEGKRLHLRRIKEEKNSELLFKLRRRCSKDETIDEDLYLVFFRIEQVRPLIGYGS; translated from the coding sequence ATGTCACTGAAAGAATACTTTGCCACTGCGCGCGGGCACGGTATCCTGTCGACCGCCGATGTGCACGGCGTGGTCAATTCGGCGGTCTATGCGCCGCCGCATTTCGTGGATGAGCATAACGTCGCTTTTATCATGCGCCATCGTATCAGCCATCATAACGTGGTCGACAATCCGTCCGCCTGTTATATGTTCATTGAAGAAGGCAAGATGGAAGGAAAACGTCTGCATCTGCGGCGCATCAAAGAAGAAAAGAACAGCGAGCTGCTCTTCAAACTGCGTCGGCGCTGCTCGAAGGACGAGACGATCGATGAGGATCTGTATCTGGTCTTCTTCCGCATCGAACAAGTGCGCCCTTTGATCGGCTACGGTTCTTAG
- the smpB gene encoding SsrA-binding protein SmpB — MEKKAAGIKIAAENRKARHDYHIHETFEAGLALTGTEVKSLRAGKANLKDAYARIDNGELFLHNMHISPYEQGNRFNHEPLRVRKMLMHRYEINKLVGKVQEKGYTLVPLKLYFTRGKVKVELALTTGKKTYDKRHDLAEKDAKRDMEREMRDRQRE; from the coding sequence TTGGAAAAAAAAGCTGCGGGCATCAAAATCGCGGCGGAGAACCGCAAAGCCCGGCATGACTATCACATCCACGAGACCTTTGAAGCCGGTCTCGCCCTCACCGGCACCGAGGTCAAATCCCTGCGGGCCGGCAAAGCGAATTTGAAAGACGCCTATGCCCGGATCGACAACGGCGAGCTGTTCTTGCACAACATGCACATCAGCCCGTATGAGCAGGGCAACCGCTTCAATCATGAACCGCTTCGCGTGCGCAAGATGCTGATGCATCGCTATGAAATCAACAAACTGGTCGGCAAGGTGCAGGAAAAAGGCTACACGCTCGTGCCGCTGAAACTTTACTTTACGCGCGGCAAAGTCAAAGTCGAACTGGCGTTGACGACCGGTAAGAAGACGTACGACAAGCGTCACGATTTGGCCGAAAAAGACGCCAAACGCGATATGGAACGCGAAATGCGCGACCGGCAGCGCGAATAA